The Spongiibacter tropicus DSM 19543 genome includes a region encoding these proteins:
- a CDS encoding ABC transporter permease produces the protein MKNLSAKLGRALLSLPPAAYLLLFFALPTLMMLLASFRYPGDYGGLAPWYYLDDGALSFDLTTENWARLFESTIYLSLLIKSLGFALLTTAICAVMAYPLALTIARSPKKYRDLLLLLVILPFWSNFLVRIYAWMIIFSPQGALTVALNTLLESVGLPTVNLMFSSTAVITCLVYVHLPFMVLPLYANLEKHDPALLDAARDLGASRHQCFWKITWPLSLPGLYAGSVLVFIPSLGMFAIPDLLGGTEGIMIGNVIKQQFVEARDWPFGSVLSLVLTAFTLLLVLVAGRAGKASGGKEAR, from the coding sequence GTGAAGAACCTTTCTGCCAAGCTGGGGCGCGCCCTGCTGTCGCTGCCCCCGGCGGCCTATTTGCTGCTGTTTTTCGCACTGCCGACGCTCATGATGCTGTTGGCTTCTTTCCGGTATCCCGGCGACTATGGCGGTCTCGCGCCCTGGTATTACCTGGACGATGGCGCGCTGAGTTTTGACCTCACCACCGAAAACTGGGCGCGACTGTTCGAGTCCACCATTTACCTCAGCCTGTTGATCAAGTCGCTGGGCTTTGCCTTGCTGACCACCGCCATCTGCGCCGTGATGGCCTACCCCCTGGCACTGACCATCGCCCGCAGTCCCAAGAAATACCGCGACCTGCTCCTGCTGCTGGTGATTCTGCCGTTCTGGAGCAACTTTCTGGTGCGCATCTACGCCTGGATGATTATTTTCAGCCCCCAGGGCGCCCTCACTGTCGCCCTTAACACCCTGCTGGAAAGCGTCGGCCTGCCCACCGTCAACCTGATGTTCAGCAGCACCGCCGTTATCACCTGCCTGGTGTATGTCCACCTGCCCTTTATGGTGTTGCCGCTGTACGCCAATCTGGAAAAACACGATCCAGCGCTGCTCGATGCCGCCCGCGATCTGGGCGCCAGTCGCCACCAGTGCTTCTGGAAAATCACCTGGCCACTGAGCTTGCCCGGCCTCTATGCGGGCAGCGTGCTGGTATTCATTCCCTCCCTCGGCATGTTCGCCATCCCCGACCTGCTCGGCGGCACCGAGGGCATTATGATCGGCAATGTCATCAAGCAGCAGTTTGTCGAGGCCCGTGACTGGCCCTTTGGCAGTGTGCTGTCGCTGGTGCTGACCGCCTTTACCCTCCTGCTGGTGCTGGTAGCCGGCCGCGCGGGCAAGGCCTCGGGCGGCAAGGAGGCGCGCTGA
- a CDS encoding LacI family DNA-binding transcriptional regulator, whose protein sequence is MVTIKDVAKMAGVSIATVSRTLAEPDKVSEKTRKKVMEAVETSGYVANTLARNFRRRRSNMVVVLVPDIANPFFSNIIQGIERVASRHQYRILLGDTQGEQEREQAYADLVSQRQADGVICLGRNIPFRYRKGRKTLDPDWPPFAMACEYHGEIPVPTVCIDNVAAARDAVNHLLELGHQRIAYVNGPSESPLCEDRLQGYEQALREAGLTVEPALIKQGDFTLASGYDCTAALLASANPPTALFCANDEMAIGAMQACHAAGLSLPGDMSVVGFDDIGFAAYTHPRLTTVHQPRNRIGEQVMTMMLAMLAGNTPADSRIVLPHELVVRESSAARG, encoded by the coding sequence ATGGTAACGATAAAGGATGTTGCGAAGATGGCGGGGGTGTCGATTGCCACCGTCTCTCGCACATTGGCCGAGCCGGACAAGGTGTCGGAAAAGACCCGTAAAAAGGTTATGGAAGCGGTGGAAACCAGCGGCTACGTTGCCAATACTCTGGCCCGGAATTTTCGCCGTCGCCGCAGCAATATGGTCGTTGTGCTGGTGCCGGATATTGCGAACCCCTTCTTTTCCAATATTATTCAAGGTATCGAGCGGGTCGCCAGCCGCCATCAATACCGTATTCTGCTGGGGGATACGCAGGGAGAGCAGGAGCGGGAGCAGGCCTATGCCGATCTGGTCTCCCAGCGGCAGGCCGATGGCGTGATTTGCCTGGGACGCAATATCCCGTTCCGCTATCGAAAAGGGCGCAAGACACTCGACCCCGACTGGCCGCCATTCGCTATGGCCTGTGAGTACCACGGTGAAATTCCGGTGCCCACGGTGTGCATTGATAACGTTGCGGCGGCCAGAGATGCCGTCAATCATCTTCTTGAGCTCGGGCATCAACGCATTGCCTATGTGAACGGCCCGAGTGAATCACCGCTTTGTGAAGATCGCCTGCAAGGCTATGAGCAAGCTTTGAGAGAAGCAGGACTGACGGTGGAGCCCGCATTGATCAAGCAGGGAGATTTTACCCTTGCTTCAGGCTATGACTGCACCGCGGCCTTACTGGCGTCGGCGAATCCGCCGACAGCGCTCTTTTGCGCGAACGATGAGATGGCGATTGGCGCGATGCAGGCCTGCCACGCAGCGGGCTTAAGCCTGCCCGGTGACATGTCGGTAGTGGGCTTTGATGATATCGGCTTCGCAGCCTATACCCACCCGCGATTGACCACCGTACACCAGCCGCGTAACCGCATTGGTGAGCAGGTCATGACGATGATGCTGGCGATGTTGGCGGGCAATACGCCTGCGGATTCGCGCATCGTACTGCCGCACGAGCTGGTTGTTCGCGAGTCGAGCGCGGCACGGGGCTGA
- a CDS encoding MFS transporter, whose amino-acid sequence MSDALDRKRLFLVGNLSIFMIGLGFAVRASIASDIQNDLFNQLDLARSAGLVGEVLGATFIGFALTLLFGSALVDRIGMRAMLLFSALGYIIGSALVLAVSFMPVSMLSYWLIFAGFLLTGLGWGAVEAASNPMVTAVYPEEKTHRLNILHAWWPAGIVVGGIAGLAFAELGLPWQVNLLMLVLPACWLAYLTLSTQFPVSERVQSGVSYGDMFKELFRAPGYFIWFFCMMITAAAELAPGQWVDLSLTNIVGMPGILVLIYVSMLMFVMRHFAGAIAKHISSVGLLFFGCIFAALGLYGLSLSTSPLTAFLSATVWGMGVCYFWPTMLSVVSERYPKGGALFLGLTGFAAGLSIQFVLPQMGAIFDSAKIEAAGGVARLSTLGGEELDAVLRYASVESFQAVAILPLLLLPVFGLVWWRDRRQHKE is encoded by the coding sequence ATGAGCGATGCACTGGATCGCAAACGTCTATTTTTGGTCGGGAATCTGTCGATCTTTATGATTGGTCTGGGGTTCGCTGTGCGCGCCAGCATCGCCTCCGACATTCAAAACGATTTATTCAATCAGTTGGATCTGGCGCGTTCGGCGGGTCTGGTCGGCGAGGTACTGGGGGCAACGTTTATCGGCTTCGCTCTGACTCTGTTATTTGGCAGTGCACTGGTTGATCGTATTGGTATGCGCGCCATGCTGCTGTTCTCGGCGCTGGGTTATATCATCGGCAGCGCGCTGGTGCTGGCGGTGTCCTTTATGCCGGTCTCCATGCTCAGCTACTGGCTGATTTTTGCCGGCTTCCTGTTAACCGGTTTGGGGTGGGGCGCGGTGGAGGCTGCCAGCAACCCGATGGTCACGGCGGTCTATCCCGAGGAAAAGACCCATCGACTGAATATTCTGCACGCCTGGTGGCCAGCCGGTATTGTGGTGGGCGGCATTGCCGGACTGGCGTTTGCCGAGCTGGGTCTGCCCTGGCAGGTCAATTTGCTGATGCTGGTGTTGCCGGCCTGCTGGCTTGCCTACCTCACCCTGTCTACGCAGTTTCCCGTTTCCGAACGCGTGCAGTCAGGCGTGTCCTACGGCGATATGTTCAAGGAGCTGTTCCGGGCTCCCGGCTATTTCATCTGGTTCTTCTGTATGATGATCACTGCGGCTGCGGAGCTGGCTCCGGGGCAGTGGGTTGATCTGTCCTTGACCAATATTGTGGGGATGCCGGGCATTCTGGTACTGATTTATGTCAGTATGCTGATGTTTGTCATGCGCCATTTTGCCGGTGCGATTGCCAAGCATATCTCTTCCGTTGGCTTGCTGTTCTTCGGTTGTATTTTCGCGGCGCTGGGGCTGTACGGCCTGAGCTTGTCGACATCGCCGTTGACGGCCTTCCTGTCTGCGACGGTATGGGGGATGGGAGTGTGCTATTTTTGGCCGACCATGCTGTCGGTGGTCAGCGAGCGCTACCCGAAAGGCGGGGCGCTGTTTTTAGGGCTGACCGGCTTTGCCGCAGGCCTGTCGATACAGTTTGTACTGCCGCAGATGGGTGCGATTTTTGACAGCGCTAAAATAGAGGCCGCAGGCGGTGTCGCGCGACTGTCGACCCTCGGGGGTGAGGAACTGGACGCCGTACTGCGTTATGCCTCGGTGGAGTCTTTTCAAGCCGTAGCGATACTTCCCCTGTTGCTGCTGCCGGTGTTTGGTCTGGTGTGGTGGCGCGATCGTCGCCAGCATAAAGAATGA
- a CDS encoding LUD domain-containing protein — protein MDDTAFYTRATIAVAETGSIGVDSHVAATHKLYLCDHLYLGITEHNIVRYLHDALRIAGNTGARAFHLITGPSRTADVEQTIQIGAHGPKQLTIMIYRDDS, from the coding sequence CTGGACGACACAGCCTTTTATACTCGCGCCACCATCGCGGTTGCCGAAACAGGCAGTATCGGCGTGGACAGTCACGTCGCCGCAACACACAAGCTCTATCTCTGTGATCACCTGTACCTGGGAATCACGGAGCACAACATCGTGCGTTACTTGCACGATGCATTGCGCATTGCCGGGAACACGGGCGCGCGCGCCTTCCACTTGATTACCGGCCCATCGCGCACCGCCGATGTCGAGCAGACGATTCAAATCGGCGCGCATGGCCCCAAACAGCTTACCATCATGATCTATCGCGATGACTCATAA
- a CDS encoding glutathione S-transferase family protein, which produces MTDAFILHHYDRSPYAEKVRLMFGVTHSEWQSLLSPPWPPRPNVDPLAGGYRRIPVAQCGADIFCDSAVIAEEVAQRTACQALSPYGLNDADQSLVSLAEGEAFFSAIVAVPKLRALTTMLMAFGPFGVSRFMKDRASLLKGGKVSRVTPERAKEVLSELFSAMASRLQHQDWLSGDAPSIVDLSVYHPLWLHANVSRRALVAPSVVTAWFARVAEIGQGQRREISQGEAFAAARDAEPVAVPTSIDDLPVALGTTVNVAPEDYGLVPVSGELAAVTDTRIIVARDTPQFGRLHVHFPRKNYSITPR; this is translated from the coding sequence ATGACAGATGCGTTTATTTTGCACCACTACGACCGCTCGCCTTACGCGGAGAAAGTGCGGTTGATGTTTGGTGTGACCCATAGCGAGTGGCAGTCGCTGTTGTCGCCGCCGTGGCCACCCCGGCCGAATGTTGACCCGCTGGCGGGAGGATATCGCCGCATTCCTGTTGCGCAGTGCGGTGCGGATATTTTCTGCGATTCGGCAGTGATTGCCGAGGAAGTCGCGCAGCGCACGGCTTGTCAGGCGCTGTCGCCCTATGGATTGAATGACGCGGACCAGTCGCTCGTATCACTGGCGGAAGGTGAGGCGTTCTTCTCGGCGATTGTGGCGGTGCCCAAGTTGCGTGCGCTGACAACGATGTTGATGGCCTTCGGCCCTTTCGGGGTCAGCCGTTTTATGAAAGACCGGGCGAGCCTGCTAAAAGGCGGGAAAGTCAGTCGCGTAACCCCTGAACGTGCCAAAGAGGTGTTAAGCGAGCTGTTTTCGGCAATGGCGTCGCGCTTGCAGCATCAGGACTGGCTGAGTGGTGATGCGCCGTCCATCGTGGACCTGTCGGTATACCACCCACTCTGGTTGCACGCGAACGTCAGCCGCCGCGCGCTGGTGGCACCCTCCGTTGTGACGGCGTGGTTTGCGCGTGTCGCGGAGATTGGACAGGGTCAGCGCCGGGAGATCTCTCAAGGTGAGGCCTTTGCCGCCGCCCGCGATGCGGAGCCTGTGGCCGTGCCGACCAGTATCGACGACTTGCCGGTAGCATTGGGCACAACGGTAAACGTGGCGCCAGAGGATTACGGCCTGGTGCCGGTCAGCGGAGAGTTGGCCGCTGTCACTGATACACGGATTATTGTTGCCCGCGACACACCGCAGTTCGGGCGTCTGCATGTGCATTTTCCGCGCAAGAACTATTCGATTACGCCCCGCTGA
- a CDS encoding ABC transporter substrate-binding protein translates to MKSLLRSLLFSLSVVAVPVSAADKTLHLFNWNDYIADETVARFESQCGCTVVQDYFSATEEMMAKLLAGGGDYDIVIPTQNAVEALIAQGFLLPLDKSKLDRIGNLSPGFMNKAYDPGNVYSLPYAFTTTLVGYNEQKLAELGIDPSDWSVIFDPTVLSKIKGKVTVMDDSEELFAAALKYLGYSINDNNEAHLKEAQQVILKAKPYWAAFNSSSYIKELTVGNIWVAHGYSSDMFQARADAADAQRDFSVGFVLPKQGAVLALDNMVIPKKARSPELAHQFINFMLAPENAAELSNIVGTGNPNAAAKPFIEPEILAINAIFPSEEQLAQLETVAAKKSRERRLVSRLWTEVKVR, encoded by the coding sequence GTGAAATCCCTGCTGCGCTCTCTGCTGTTCAGTCTGTCCGTCGTCGCGGTGCCGGTTTCGGCCGCCGACAAAACCCTTCACCTGTTTAACTGGAACGACTATATCGCCGACGAAACCGTCGCCCGCTTTGAGTCCCAGTGCGGCTGCACCGTGGTGCAGGACTATTTTTCCGCCACGGAGGAAATGATGGCCAAGCTACTGGCTGGCGGCGGCGACTACGACATTGTCATCCCGACCCAGAATGCGGTTGAAGCGCTGATTGCCCAGGGCTTTCTGCTGCCGTTGGACAAGAGCAAACTGGACCGCATCGGCAATTTATCACCCGGCTTTATGAACAAAGCCTACGATCCCGGCAATGTGTACTCGCTGCCCTATGCCTTCACCACCACGCTGGTGGGCTATAACGAGCAAAAGCTGGCCGAGCTGGGCATCGACCCCAGCGACTGGTCGGTGATCTTTGATCCCACTGTGCTCAGCAAGATCAAAGGCAAGGTCACGGTGATGGACGATTCGGAAGAACTGTTCGCTGCCGCCCTGAAATACCTGGGCTACTCGATTAATGACAACAACGAAGCGCACCTGAAAGAGGCCCAGCAGGTCATTCTCAAAGCAAAACCCTACTGGGCGGCGTTCAACTCATCGAGCTACATCAAGGAATTGACCGTCGGCAATATCTGGGTAGCCCACGGCTATTCCAGCGACATGTTCCAGGCACGCGCTGACGCGGCCGATGCCCAGCGCGACTTCAGCGTTGGCTTTGTGCTTCCCAAACAAGGCGCGGTGCTGGCACTGGACAATATGGTCATCCCCAAGAAGGCCCGCAGCCCGGAACTGGCCCACCAGTTCATCAACTTCATGCTGGCCCCGGAAAACGCGGCTGAGCTGAGTAACATCGTCGGCACCGGCAACCCCAACGCCGCTGCCAAGCCGTTTATCGAACCGGAAATTCTCGCGATCAATGCGATCTTCCCCAGCGAAGAACAACTGGCGCAGCTGGAAACCGTCGCCGCCAAGAAATCCCGCGAGCGCCGATTGGTCAGCCGTTTGTGGACAGAGGTAAAAGTCCGCTAA
- a CDS encoding ABC transporter permease: MKHNALLVSATLMVYAFLYLPLMVVVLFSFNDSKLNAEWVGFTLKWYEQLFDNPAMLKAAMNSLIIATVSALLAGILGTLAGIAIHRFRQKWLSALVLGPVAMPDILIGVSLLLMFMLMNISLGMVSIILAHVSFSIGFVALAVQSRMAGMDDSLIEAARDLGATPLQSFRLITLPLLMPGIIAGMMMAFTLSIDDFVVTFFTAGVGSSTLPLEIYSMVKIAVTPEVNAVSTLLMLLTLILITALSRFSPQTLRS, translated from the coding sequence ATGAAACACAATGCTCTGCTGGTCAGCGCCACCCTGATGGTCTATGCCTTTTTGTATCTGCCGCTGATGGTGGTCGTGCTGTTCAGCTTCAATGATTCCAAGCTCAACGCCGAGTGGGTGGGCTTCACCCTGAAATGGTATGAACAGCTTTTCGATAATCCCGCCATGCTGAAAGCGGCGATGAACTCGCTGATTATTGCCACAGTTAGCGCGCTGTTGGCCGGCATTCTGGGCACGCTGGCGGGCATTGCCATTCACCGCTTCCGGCAAAAGTGGCTGTCGGCACTGGTACTCGGCCCGGTGGCGATGCCCGATATTCTGATTGGCGTGAGCTTGCTGCTGATGTTCATGCTGATGAATATCAGCCTGGGTATGGTGTCGATTATCCTCGCCCACGTCAGCTTCAGCATTGGTTTTGTTGCGCTGGCAGTGCAGTCGCGCATGGCGGGCATGGACGACAGCCTGATTGAGGCCGCCCGGGACCTGGGCGCCACACCGCTGCAAAGCTTCCGCCTGATTACCCTTCCACTGCTGATGCCCGGCATTATCGCCGGCATGATGATGGCGTTCACGCTCTCTATCGACGATTTTGTTGTGACCTTTTTTACTGCGGGTGTCGGCAGCTCAACCCTGCCCCTGGAGATTTACTCCATGGTCAAGATTGCGGTCACGCCCGAAGTTAATGCGGTATCGACACTGCTGATGCTGTTGACGCTGATTCTGATCACCGCGCTTTCCCGCTTTTCGCCGCAAACGCTGCGAAGCTAA
- a CDS encoding ABC transporter ATP-binding protein, with protein sequence MLEIVDVSRRFGDYQALNCVSLHVEAGEFFTLLGPSGCGKTTLLRSIAGFEQPDSGDILLDGRSLLSLPPEQRPVHTVFQSYALFPHMTVADNIAFPLRMAGCNETEIRQRVAEVLEDVRLPDAGSRFPDALSGGQRQRIAIARALVNRPRLLLLDEPLSALDAKLREQMQIELINLQKEVGITFVYVTHDQGEALALSHRIAVMEHGEISQVDEPSVLYSCPDNRFVADFIGQCNLLDGKVIEQDGERVRIALAGLGEMTVPTNEEIDFLPGDACALTLRPEKIRLARELQCGDDEFHVRGEVHDMLYLGDVTVYIIEADGVRIEALLANSAPGRTRLFEPGDTVELCWRYDAGHLVR encoded by the coding sequence GTGTTAGAAATCGTCGATGTTTCACGGCGCTTTGGCGATTACCAGGCGCTGAACTGCGTAAGCCTGCATGTCGAGGCCGGGGAGTTTTTTACTCTGCTCGGCCCCTCCGGCTGCGGCAAGACCACGCTGCTGCGCAGCATCGCCGGTTTTGAGCAACCCGACAGCGGCGATATTCTGCTTGATGGCCGCTCGCTGCTGAGTCTGCCGCCGGAGCAGCGCCCGGTGCACACCGTCTTCCAGAGCTACGCGCTGTTCCCCCACATGACGGTGGCCGACAACATCGCCTTCCCCCTGCGGATGGCTGGCTGCAACGAAACCGAGATTCGCCAGCGCGTTGCTGAAGTGCTGGAGGATGTACGTTTGCCCGACGCCGGCAGCCGCTTCCCCGACGCCCTCTCTGGCGGCCAGCGCCAACGGATTGCGATAGCAAGAGCACTGGTCAATCGTCCACGCCTGCTGCTGCTCGACGAGCCGCTGTCCGCGCTGGACGCCAAACTGCGCGAGCAAATGCAGATTGAGCTGATCAACTTGCAGAAAGAGGTCGGCATCACCTTTGTGTATGTCACCCACGATCAGGGCGAAGCGCTGGCGCTGTCACATCGCATAGCGGTGATGGAGCATGGCGAAATCAGTCAGGTCGACGAGCCCTCCGTACTGTACAGCTGCCCGGATAACCGTTTTGTGGCGGATTTTATCGGCCAGTGCAATCTGCTCGACGGCAAGGTCATCGAACAAGACGGTGAACGAGTGCGTATTGCGCTGGCGGGGCTCGGCGAGATGACCGTGCCCACCAACGAGGAAATCGACTTTCTGCCCGGCGATGCCTGCGCGCTGACACTCCGCCCGGAGAAAATCCGTCTGGCACGAGAACTGCAATGCGGCGACGACGAATTCCATGTGCGCGGCGAGGTGCACGACATGCTCTACCTGGGCGACGTCACGGTGTACATCATTGAAGCTGACGGTGTGCGTATTGAGGCGCTGCTGGCCAACAGCGCTCCCGGCCGCACCCGCCTGTTTGAGCCCGGTGATACCGTTGAACTGTGCTGGCGTTACGACGCCGGACACCTGGTGCGCTAG
- a CDS encoding ComEA family DNA-binding protein: MHTLSLTRITALLTLMIALLGGASFTHALDVNRASAEELTELKGIGPKRAEAIVRYREANGPFASREALLAVPGVGPKLLEDNAAMIELGSSSASKK; the protein is encoded by the coding sequence ATGCATACTCTTTCCCTGACACGCATTACTGCCCTGCTGACCCTGATGATTGCCTTACTGGGCGGTGCCAGCTTTACTCACGCTCTCGACGTCAACCGCGCCTCTGCAGAAGAGCTGACCGAACTCAAGGGTATTGGCCCCAAACGGGCCGAAGCCATTGTGCGCTACCGGGAGGCTAACGGGCCGTTTGCCAGCCGCGAGGCCCTGCTAGCCGTTCCTGGCGTCGGCCCCAAGCTGTTGGAAGATAACGCGGCGATGATCGAGCTGGGCTCAAGCTCCGCAAGCAAAAAATAG
- a CDS encoding argininosuccinate synthase, with the protein MSDINKVVLAYSGGLDTSVIVKWLQETYQCEVVTFTADIGQGEEVEPARAKAQALGVKEIYIDDLREEYVRDFVFPMFRSNAIYEGEYLLGTSIARPLIAKRLIEIANETGADAISHGATGKGNDQVRFELGAYSLKPGIKVIAPWREWDLTSRETLMAYCEQHQIPVDFSNKKKKSPYSMDANLLHISYEGGNLEDPYWEPEEDMWRWSVSPEAAPDKPTYIELGYQNGDPVTLNGEALSPATMLATLNKLAGDNGIGRLDLVENRYVGMKSRGCYETPGGTIMLKAHRAIESITLDREAAHLKDELMPRYAKLVYNGYWFSPERRMLQAAIDESQGFVNGTVRLKLYKGNVVVVGRKSDNSLFDEAIATFEDDAGAYDQKDAEGFIKLNALRLRIAANKGRSQLSG; encoded by the coding sequence ATGTCGGATATCAACAAGGTTGTACTGGCCTATTCGGGTGGCCTGGACACCTCGGTCATCGTCAAGTGGTTGCAGGAAACCTATCAGTGTGAAGTGGTGACGTTTACCGCTGATATTGGTCAGGGCGAGGAAGTGGAACCGGCGCGCGCCAAAGCCCAGGCGCTGGGCGTGAAAGAAATCTACATCGATGATCTTCGCGAAGAGTATGTGCGAGATTTTGTTTTTCCGATGTTCCGCAGCAACGCGATTTATGAGGGTGAGTACCTGCTGGGTACGTCGATTGCCCGTCCGCTGATTGCCAAGCGACTGATCGAGATTGCCAACGAGACCGGCGCCGATGCCATCTCCCACGGCGCGACAGGCAAGGGCAACGACCAGGTGCGCTTCGAACTGGGCGCCTATTCGCTGAAGCCCGGCATTAAAGTGATTGCGCCCTGGCGCGAGTGGGATCTGACTTCCCGCGAGACCCTGATGGCGTACTGCGAACAGCACCAGATTCCGGTCGATTTCTCCAACAAAAAGAAGAAGTCGCCGTACTCCATGGACGCCAACCTGCTGCACATTTCTTACGAAGGCGGCAATCTGGAAGATCCGTACTGGGAGCCGGAAGAAGACATGTGGCGCTGGAGCGTCAGCCCCGAAGCGGCTCCCGACAAGCCCACATACATTGAGCTGGGTTATCAGAACGGCGATCCGGTAACGCTGAACGGCGAGGCGCTGAGCCCGGCCACTATGCTGGCCACACTGAACAAGCTGGCCGGTGACAATGGCATTGGCCGTCTGGACCTGGTTGAAAACCGCTACGTGGGCATGAAGTCGCGCGGCTGTTATGAAACCCCCGGCGGCACCATTATGCTTAAGGCCCACCGCGCCATTGAGTCGATCACGCTGGACCGCGAAGCGGCCCACCTGAAAGACGAGCTGATGCCGCGTTACGCCAAGCTAGTGTATAACGGTTACTGGTTCAGCCCGGAGCGCCGTATGCTGCAGGCGGCCATCGACGAGTCGCAGGGTTTCGTGAACGGCACCGTACGCCTGAAACTCTATAAGGGGAATGTGGTCGTAGTAGGTCGCAAGTCAGACAACTCCCTGTTCGACGAGGCGATTGCCACCTTTGAAGATGATGCGGGCGCCTACGATCAGAAAGACGCCGAAGGCTTCATCAAACTGAACGCACTGCGTCTGCGCATCGCCGCAAACAAAGGCCGCTCGCAGCTCTCAGGCTGA
- the glk gene encoding glucokinase: protein MALRLIGDLGGTNCRLALSEAGGGPEQLCSLRAADFPTLEEAVQHYLDEVKASPDEACLAVAGPVSETRFQMTNVDWKCDRLALQRQFGIQQLAFINDFEAIALSLPALQDADLMALGGSIDLSAPMAVLGPGTGLGAALLIPCDGHFKAIATEGGHTSLQAENEIEQQVFAYWREQGIPLSRESFLSGIGLYRLYQAIAHISHQPLHANNGGDVSALAETGDATACQAIAMFMGLLGSAAGDQALGSGARGGIFLAGGILPKLRQHLANSDFRQRFENKAPMAHYLQPIAVRLVLHDNPGLLGASQYTLP from the coding sequence ATGGCATTACGACTGATTGGTGACCTTGGCGGCACCAACTGTCGCCTCGCATTAAGCGAGGCCGGTGGGGGCCCCGAACAGCTATGCAGCTTACGCGCCGCAGATTTTCCGACGCTGGAGGAAGCCGTACAGCACTACCTTGATGAAGTGAAAGCCAGTCCCGACGAAGCCTGCCTTGCCGTGGCCGGCCCGGTCAGCGAAACCCGCTTTCAGATGACGAATGTGGATTGGAAGTGCGACCGCCTTGCTCTGCAACGGCAGTTCGGCATCCAACAGCTCGCCTTCATCAACGACTTTGAAGCCATCGCGCTGTCGCTTCCCGCCCTGCAAGACGCCGACCTGATGGCGCTGGGCGGCAGTATTGATCTCTCTGCACCGATGGCCGTACTCGGTCCGGGCACCGGCCTGGGCGCCGCGCTATTGATCCCCTGCGACGGACACTTCAAAGCCATCGCTACCGAAGGAGGACATACGAGCCTTCAAGCGGAAAATGAGATCGAGCAACAGGTTTTCGCGTACTGGCGAGAGCAGGGGATCCCGCTTTCCAGAGAGAGCTTCCTGTCGGGCATTGGACTCTACCGGCTGTATCAGGCGATCGCACATATCAGCCATCAGCCTCTGCACGCGAATAATGGCGGCGACGTCAGTGCATTGGCGGAAACGGGAGACGCAACGGCCTGTCAGGCCATTGCGATGTTTATGGGCTTGCTGGGTAGCGCCGCGGGGGATCAAGCCTTGGGTAGCGGCGCGCGGGGCGGGATTTTTCTGGCCGGGGGAATTCTGCCGAAACTGCGGCAACATCTGGCCAACAGCGATTTCCGTCAACGTTTCGAGAACAAAGCGCCGATGGCGCATTACCTCCAGCCGATCGCCGTCCGGCTGGTCCTGCACGACAACCCCGGCCTGCTGGGCGCCTCGCAGTACACACTGCCCTGA